A single region of the candidate division WOR-3 bacterium genome encodes:
- a CDS encoding four helix bundle protein encodes MSEERNADKGGKRLKERTREFALRTIRLYAALPKSTVAQVLGKQLLRSGTSVGAHYREGSRSRSHAEFVSKLEGALQELEESRYWLELLEAERLVPTAVLAPLVQEADELTAMIIASVRTVKARENTKR; translated from the coding sequence ATGAGTGAGGAACGGAACGCGGACAAGGGCGGGAAGAGGCTGAAGGAGCGGACACGGGAATTCGCGCTCCGGACAATACGGCTCTACGCAGCGCTGCCGAAGTCAACGGTCGCCCAGGTTCTGGGCAAGCAGCTACTGCGCTCCGGGACCTCGGTCGGCGCGCACTATCGCGAAGGAAGTCGGAGTCGATCTCACGCCGAGTTTGTGAGCAAGCTGGAAGGCGCGCTACAGGAACTGGAAGAGAGCCGGTACTGGCTCGAGCTGCTCGAAGCCGAACGGCTTGTGCCGACTGCCGTGCTGGCGCCACTTGTTCAGGAGGCGGACGAACTCACCGCGATGATCATCGCCAGCGTAAGGACGGTGAAGGCGCGAGAAAACACGAAGCGATGA